A single region of the Salvelinus sp. IW2-2015 unplaced genomic scaffold, ASM291031v2 Un_scaffold992, whole genome shotgun sequence genome encodes:
- the poldip3 gene encoding polymerase delta-interacting protein 3 isoform X2 — protein MEDISLDEVIRRRGFNNKETIKRPMFGRGAGGVGRTFDARQKIGMTDVRQRLGGGGGTAFQVKDAREKLGQKDARFRIRGGGGAGGVQDARQMINSRKGGPNTFNVTPQSLQQIPAAQLQTHVQQIQIHTTNDIASANARQFTPNLQGMNIRARVTQQLGGAPKRMMDARDRLSLKRSIGAPLSQGMAAPMKITKTFQQRPVGMSSGIRMNMPSRSSQSFSGDDDIPSKXMKTTTGNHMLQSRPGTLGCPFSMSAPITKVVKNDAYTAPRPPVPVAPTRPNPSVGASRSSALALQPISRTLRQAGPTAEPSSQPPPPPQPTFSPLEGTKITVNNLHPRVTEEDIVELFCVCGALKRARLVKVGMAEVVFVRKEDAVSAYRKYNNRCLDGQPMKCNLHIQGNIITSDQPILLRLSDTPGSGRKEGLPLSLSRPGGRPASSQPTPEVDPQTILXALFKSTVQTPSTTESPGSQCTAFRIKI, from the exons ATGGAAGATATTTCTTTGGACGAAGTGATACGTCGACGCGGtttcaacaacaaagaaacaattaAAAG GCCTATGTTCGGCAGGGGTGCTGGAGGGGTCGGGAGGACCTTTGATGCCCGACAGAAAATTGGGATGACAGATGTCAGACAGAgacttggtggaggaggaggaactg CTTTTCAAGTGAAGGATGCCAGAGAGAAACTTGGCCAGAAAGATGCCCGCTTCCGAATCCGTGGCGGAGGAGGAGCAGGTGGGGTCCAGGATGCCCGACAGATGATCAACTCACGGAAAGGAGGACCGAATACATTTAATGTTACCCCACAGAGTTTACAGCAGATACCAGCAGCACAGCTACAGACACATGTGCAGCAGATACAGATACACACTACCAACGACATTGCCAGTGCAAATGCCAGGCAGTTTACCCCCAACCTACAAGGAATGAACATTAGAGCTAGGGTTACGCAACAGCTGGGGGGTGCACCTAAGAGGATGATGGATGCTCGTGATAGGCTGAGCCTCAAGAGGAGCATTGGAGCTCCACTAAGCCAAGGAATGGCGGCACCCATGAAGATCACCAAAACCTTCCAG CAAAGGCCGGTAGGGATGTCAAGTGGGATCCGTATGAACATGCCAAGCAGGAGTTCCCAG TCTTTCTCAGGTGATGATGATATCCCTAGCAAACKGATGAAGACCACTACTGGCAACCATATGCTGCAGTCACGG CCTGGCACCCTGGGCTGCCCTTTCTCCATGTCAGCCCCCATCACTAAAGTAGTCAAAAACGATGCGTACACCGCTCCTCGTCCCCCAGTGCCTGTGGCACCCACAAGGCCCAACCCTAGTGTAGGGGCCTCCCGCTCCTCTGCTCTCGCCTTACAGCCCATCTCCAGGACCCTCAGGCAGGCAGGGCCCACAGCGGAGCCCAGCTCTCAGCCTCCTCCACCCCCACAG CCTACCTTCAGTCCTCTGGAGGGGACAAAGATAACAGTGAATAATCTGCACCCCCGTGTCACTGAAGAGGACATAGTG GAGCTGTTCTGTGTGTGCGGTGCCTTGAAGCGAGCGAGGCTGGTGAAGGTGGGGATGGCTGAAGTGGTGTTTGTGAGGAAGGAGGACGCTGTGAGCGCCTACAGGAAATACAACAACCGCTGTCTGGATG GCCAGCCCATGAAGTGCAATCTTCACATACAGGGGAATATCATCACTTCAGACCAGCCCATTCTTTT GAGGCTCAGTGACACTCCAGGCAGTGGAAGGAAAGAGGGTCTGCCCCTCTCTTTGTCTCGCCCCGGGGGCCGTCCAGCCTCCTCTCAGCCCACACCTGAGGTGGATCCCCAGACCATCCTCAYGGCCCTGTTCAAATCTACTGTCCAGACCCCCTCTACCACAGAGTCTCCCGGTTCACAGTGCACAGCCTTCCGCATTAAGATATAA
- the rrp7a gene encoding LOW QUALITY PROTEIN: ribosomal RNA-processing protein 7 homolog A (The sequence of the model RefSeq protein was modified relative to this genomic sequence to represent the inferred CDS: substituted 1 base at 1 genomic stop codon) → MAPSRTKHANQACVIPGGFTVLSLQFSTDSVAQHKICVKEHRVRAEKTTQRPLDRTLFVLNIPPYCSEGVIKELFSQFGPVQSVELREKPGSFEHSGPKLAKYFTPAQKQGFRVGYIVFQKAISITAVKSHPHDVPLVVSTEQRPVWTGLQKWIHQYKQSFAQPDKLQEAVDTFMQDXDKRKEEEAERQKEEAEEQLEDEEGWVKVTRGKRGTKTRPHSEVSNQKALQKESRKRKRKELMNFYTWQHRNTQKEHIAELRKKFEEDKQRIALLRAQRKFRPY, encoded by the exons ATGGCGCCGTCCAGGACGAAACATGCCAACCAGGCTTGTGTTATTCCAGGTGGTTTTACAG TGCTTTCTCTACAGTTCAGTACTGACAGTGTTGCTCAGCACAAAATATGTGTAAAAGAGCACCGGGTGCGAGCAGAGAAAACCACACAAAGACCCCTCGACAGAACACTGTTTGTCCTTAACATTCCCCCATATTGCTCTGAG GGTGTCATAAAGGAGCTCTTCTCTCAGTTTGGTCCTGTTCAGTCAGTGGAGCTCAGGGAGAAGCCAGGGTCCTTTGAGCACTCAGGACCCAAGCTGGCTAAGTATTTCACACCAGCACAAAAACAG GGGTTCAGAGTGGGTTACATCGTGTTTCAGAAGGCCATCAGTATTACAGCAGTGAAGTCCCATCCCCATGATGTCCCATTGGTTGTTTCCACAGAGCAGCGACCTGTGTGGACAGGTCTACAGA AATGGATTCATCAGTACAAGCAGTCATTTGCTCAGCCAGACAAACTACAGGAGGCAGTTGACACCTTCATGCAGGATTARGATAAGAGAAAAGAAGAG GAGGCAGAGCGACAAAAGGAGGAGGCTGAGGAGCagctggaggatgaggagggctgGGTAAAAGTTACCAGGGGTAAAAGRGGGACCAAGACCCGCCCCCACAGTGAGGTATCCAATCAGAAAGCTCTGCAGAAGGAGAGCAGAAAGAGGAAGCGAAAGGAGCTCATGAACTTCTACACCTGgcagcacagaaacacacagaaagaaC ACATCGCTGAACTGAGGAAAAAGTTTGAAGAGGACAAACAGCGAATTGCTTTGCTAAGAGCACAGAGGAAGTTCCGACCTTACTGA
- the poldip3 gene encoding polymerase delta-interacting protein 3 isoform X1: MEDISLDEVIRRRGFNNKETIKRPMFGRGAGGVGRTFDARQKIGMTDVRQRLGGGGGTAFQVKDAREKLGQKDARFRIRGGGGAGGVQDARQMINSRKGGPNTFNVTPQSLQQIPAAQLQTHVQQIQIHTTNDIASANARQFTPNLQGMNIRARVTQQLGGAPKRMMDARDRLSLKRSIGAPLSQGMAAPMKITKTFQQQRPVGMSSGIRMNMPSRSSQSFSGDDDIPSKXMKTTTGNHMLQSRPGTLGCPFSMSAPITKVVKNDAYTAPRPPVPVAPTRPNPSVGASRSSALALQPISRTLRQAGPTAEPSSQPPPPPQPTFSPLEGTKITVNNLHPRVTEEDIVELFCVCGALKRARLVKVGMAEVVFVRKEDAVSAYRKYNNRCLDGQPMKCNLHIQGNIITSDQPILLRLSDTPGSGRKEGLPLSLSRPGGRPASSQPTPEVDPQTILXALFKSTVQTPSTTESPGSQCTAFRIKI; this comes from the exons ATGGAAGATATTTCTTTGGACGAAGTGATACGTCGACGCGGtttcaacaacaaagaaacaattaAAAG GCCTATGTTCGGCAGGGGTGCTGGAGGGGTCGGGAGGACCTTTGATGCCCGACAGAAAATTGGGATGACAGATGTCAGACAGAgacttggtggaggaggaggaactg CTTTTCAAGTGAAGGATGCCAGAGAGAAACTTGGCCAGAAAGATGCCCGCTTCCGAATCCGTGGCGGAGGAGGAGCAGGTGGGGTCCAGGATGCCCGACAGATGATCAACTCACGGAAAGGAGGACCGAATACATTTAATGTTACCCCACAGAGTTTACAGCAGATACCAGCAGCACAGCTACAGACACATGTGCAGCAGATACAGATACACACTACCAACGACATTGCCAGTGCAAATGCCAGGCAGTTTACCCCCAACCTACAAGGAATGAACATTAGAGCTAGGGTTACGCAACAGCTGGGGGGTGCACCTAAGAGGATGATGGATGCTCGTGATAGGCTGAGCCTCAAGAGGAGCATTGGAGCTCCACTAAGCCAAGGAATGGCGGCACCCATGAAGATCACCAAAACCTTCCAG cagCAAAGGCCGGTAGGGATGTCAAGTGGGATCCGTATGAACATGCCAAGCAGGAGTTCCCAG TCTTTCTCAGGTGATGATGATATCCCTAGCAAACKGATGAAGACCACTACTGGCAACCATATGCTGCAGTCACGG CCTGGCACCCTGGGCTGCCCTTTCTCCATGTCAGCCCCCATCACTAAAGTAGTCAAAAACGATGCGTACACCGCTCCTCGTCCCCCAGTGCCTGTGGCACCCACAAGGCCCAACCCTAGTGTAGGGGCCTCCCGCTCCTCTGCTCTCGCCTTACAGCCCATCTCCAGGACCCTCAGGCAGGCAGGGCCCACAGCGGAGCCCAGCTCTCAGCCTCCTCCACCCCCACAG CCTACCTTCAGTCCTCTGGAGGGGACAAAGATAACAGTGAATAATCTGCACCCCCGTGTCACTGAAGAGGACATAGTG GAGCTGTTCTGTGTGTGCGGTGCCTTGAAGCGAGCGAGGCTGGTGAAGGTGGGGATGGCTGAAGTGGTGTTTGTGAGGAAGGAGGACGCTGTGAGCGCCTACAGGAAATACAACAACCGCTGTCTGGATG GCCAGCCCATGAAGTGCAATCTTCACATACAGGGGAATATCATCACTTCAGACCAGCCCATTCTTTT GAGGCTCAGTGACACTCCAGGCAGTGGAAGGAAAGAGGGTCTGCCCCTCTCTTTGTCTCGCCCCGGGGGCCGTCCAGCCTCCTCTCAGCCCACACCTGAGGTGGATCCCCAGACCATCCTCAYGGCCCTGTTCAAATCTACTGTCCAGACCCCCTCTACCACAGAGTCTCCCGGTTCACAGTGCACAGCCTTCCGCATTAAGATATAA
- the poldip3 gene encoding polymerase delta-interacting protein 3 isoform X3, with protein sequence MFGRGAGGVGRTFDARQKIGMTDVRQRLGGGGGTAFQVKDAREKLGQKDARFRIRGGGGAGGVQDARQMINSRKGGPNTFNVTPQSLQQIPAAQLQTHVQQIQIHTTNDIASANARQFTPNLQGMNIRARVTQQLGGAPKRMMDARDRLSLKRSIGAPLSQGMAAPMKITKTFQQQRPVGMSSGIRMNMPSRSSQSFSGDDDIPSKXMKTTTGNHMLQSRPGTLGCPFSMSAPITKVVKNDAYTAPRPPVPVAPTRPNPSVGASRSSALALQPISRTLRQAGPTAEPSSQPPPPPQPTFSPLEGTKITVNNLHPRVTEEDIVELFCVCGALKRARLVKVGMAEVVFVRKEDAVSAYRKYNNRCLDGQPMKCNLHIQGNIITSDQPILLRLSDTPGSGRKEGLPLSLSRPGGRPASSQPTPEVDPQTILXALFKSTVQTPSTTESPGSQCTAFRIKI encoded by the exons ATGTTCGGCAGGGGTGCTGGAGGGGTCGGGAGGACCTTTGATGCCCGACAGAAAATTGGGATGACAGATGTCAGACAGAgacttggtggaggaggaggaactg CTTTTCAAGTGAAGGATGCCAGAGAGAAACTTGGCCAGAAAGATGCCCGCTTCCGAATCCGTGGCGGAGGAGGAGCAGGTGGGGTCCAGGATGCCCGACAGATGATCAACTCACGGAAAGGAGGACCGAATACATTTAATGTTACCCCACAGAGTTTACAGCAGATACCAGCAGCACAGCTACAGACACATGTGCAGCAGATACAGATACACACTACCAACGACATTGCCAGTGCAAATGCCAGGCAGTTTACCCCCAACCTACAAGGAATGAACATTAGAGCTAGGGTTACGCAACAGCTGGGGGGTGCACCTAAGAGGATGATGGATGCTCGTGATAGGCTGAGCCTCAAGAGGAGCATTGGAGCTCCACTAAGCCAAGGAATGGCGGCACCCATGAAGATCACCAAAACCTTCCAG cagCAAAGGCCGGTAGGGATGTCAAGTGGGATCCGTATGAACATGCCAAGCAGGAGTTCCCAG TCTTTCTCAGGTGATGATGATATCCCTAGCAAACKGATGAAGACCACTACTGGCAACCATATGCTGCAGTCACGG CCTGGCACCCTGGGCTGCCCTTTCTCCATGTCAGCCCCCATCACTAAAGTAGTCAAAAACGATGCGTACACCGCTCCTCGTCCCCCAGTGCCTGTGGCACCCACAAGGCCCAACCCTAGTGTAGGGGCCTCCCGCTCCTCTGCTCTCGCCTTACAGCCCATCTCCAGGACCCTCAGGCAGGCAGGGCCCACAGCGGAGCCCAGCTCTCAGCCTCCTCCACCCCCACAG CCTACCTTCAGTCCTCTGGAGGGGACAAAGATAACAGTGAATAATCTGCACCCCCGTGTCACTGAAGAGGACATAGTG GAGCTGTTCTGTGTGTGCGGTGCCTTGAAGCGAGCGAGGCTGGTGAAGGTGGGGATGGCTGAAGTGGTGTTTGTGAGGAAGGAGGACGCTGTGAGCGCCTACAGGAAATACAACAACCGCTGTCTGGATG GCCAGCCCATGAAGTGCAATCTTCACATACAGGGGAATATCATCACTTCAGACCAGCCCATTCTTTT GAGGCTCAGTGACACTCCAGGCAGTGGAAGGAAAGAGGGTCTGCCCCTCTCTTTGTCTCGCCCCGGGGGCCGTCCAGCCTCCTCTCAGCCCACACCTGAGGTGGATCCCCAGACCATCCTCAYGGCCCTGTTCAAATCTACTGTCCAGACCCCCTCTACCACAGAGTCTCCCGGTTCACAGTGCACAGCCTTCCGCATTAAGATATAA